Proteins from one Sarcophilus harrisii chromosome 2, mSarHar1.11, whole genome shotgun sequence genomic window:
- the LOC100922868 gene encoding interleukin-36 alpha-like yields MNKAEKYQKNLLGPLGSERHTAQALRSLRIGSGTTGIHSAMEIKGGPSASLSPSDMREGKQETPDYHQESQSVEYPSLGKIRDIHQQVWILQNGTLIATPHGENVNPVTLEVLPCRDESLPKDKGEPIYVGIKASGCCLHCKMSGEQPILILVEKNLKDLYTTPEAVKPFLFYRNQTGITSTLESAAFPGWFICTSSNKNQPVTLTHNLGGQCNTAFYLNIETPVLKTPIST; encoded by the exons ATGAATAAGGCTGAGAAATATCAGAAGAATCTGCTTGGGCCTCTGGGATCTGAAAGACATACAGCTCAAGCCCTCAGGAGCCTAAGAATTGGTTCAG GTACTACAGGGATCCACTCAGCTATGGAAATAAAAGGTGGGCCTTCAG CTTCCCTCAGCCCAAGTGATATgagggaaggaaagcaggaaactccAGACTATCATCAAGAGTCACAAAGTGTGGAATATCCTTCTCTTGGGAAAATTCGTGACATCCATCAGCAGGTCTGGATTCTTCAGAATGGGACACTTATAGCAACTCCCCATGGAGAAAATGTGAACCCAG tgaCTCTGGAGGTATTACCTTGTAGAGATGAATCCCTTCCTAAAGACAAGGGGGAGCCTATATACGTGGGCATAAAGGCATCAGGTTGTTGTCTAcattgtaaaatgagtggagaacAGCCCATCCTAATATTGGTG GAGAAGAACTTAAAAGACCTGTACACAACACCTGAAGCAGTGAAACCTTTTCTCTTTTACCGGAATCAGACTGGTATCACCTCTACTCTCGAGTCAGCTGCCTTCCCTGGCTGGTTCATCTGTACATCTTCAAACAAAAATCAACCTGTTACCCTGACCCACAACTTGGGAGGCCAGTGCAATACTGCCTTCTACTTAAACATAGAAACACCTGTATTGAAAACCCCTATTTCTACATAG
- the LOC111718724 gene encoding interleukin-36 alpha-like translates to MDSEKSKQLSRDIVSIIHLKDTNQQVLILQDNILIASPHSDYVTPVTFASLPCRDIENLAIDKGSPIYLGIDGKELCLCCEESEGEPTLKLKEKNVWKLYQSKDAEKPFVFYQDQNGSMSSLESAAYPGWFICTSSERNRPLRMTQQKEPNCNTSFYLSQ, encoded by the exons ATGGACAGTGAAAAGAGCAAACAAT tGTCCAGAGACATAGTCAGTATTATCCATCTTAAAGATACCAACCAGCAAGTATTGATCCTGCAGGATAATATTCTCATAGCATCGCCACACAGTGACTACGTGACTCCTG TCACTTTTGCATCACTGCCGTGCAGAGATATAGAAAACCTGGCGATAGACAAAGGATCACCTATTTATCTGGGAATAGATGGCAAAGAACTCTGTTTGTGCTGTGAAGAAAGTGAAGGGGAGCCCACCCTGAAGCTGAAG gaaaaaaatgtatggAAACTGTATCAGTCTAAGGATGCAGAAAAACCTTTTGTCTTTTACCAAGATCAGAATGGTAGTATGTCATCCTTGGAATCAGCTGCATATCCTGGATGGTTCATATGTACCTCAAGTGAACGGAACAGACCCCTCAGAATGACACAGCAAAAAGAGCCAAATTGCAATACATCCTTTTATTTGTCACAATGA